The sequence AGGATCTTGACTAACTATAAGTGGATTCAATCCACAATGTTCACATAAAGACAACATGAGATCTCTCTATGGACTCTTAGAAGCTCTTACTCACAATTAggatgtttctctttttttttttcagacaacTCTCCAAAGAGACAGAAACATTGACTAATAATATCTAAAGGTTATGAACCTATTATAAAGAAACTAACCGCTAACTTTGCAGCTCTTCCTTCACTCACTCCATCCTCCAATTAGGCAAAGTCAAAAGACCTTTCAAtgtctctttccttttctcagTTTACCTTAGAAGTAAAACCACGAGAAAGAGTGCGCAAGCAAGTGCAGCAGAGGAAAGTCCCCAAACCCAATATTTATGAGCCTTTCTACGGTTTAGGATGGCCTTAGGGAGAGCTTCGGTTCCTCTTCCACGGTGTTTGTACCTGAAACTTCTTTGCTTTGGAAACAATAATCTATCCTTCTGGTGCTTCTCTTTCCCAGAAGCTGTTAACGTCCTAACCTTTTCCATCTCATTGATCACTTCTCGTGATTGGTCTGATTCtgaaggataagaagaagaatttgcAGCAGCTTTCTTCTTAGCCTTCTTCTCACACTcctgtaaacaaaacaaagaattagaaaaaaaaaacagacaaatgTAAAGGAAGAGTTCATTGACATCTTTAAAAAAATCGAAATGGGATAATATAATTTGCCTTGAGTTTCTTCTCAGCATCCTTTTGAGCTCTTATAGCAGCTTTAGCAGCAGCTTTCTCTTGCAGCTTCCTCTTCCTTTCCATTGCTAACCGAGCTTTCTCTAACTgctcttctcttttcctctccTTCAACGTTTCTTCAtcgacctcttcttcttccttcttcggTTTCTCATACACAGGGAACTCCAAATCTATAACATCACTCTCCTCAGCACTCGACCTGTTGCAGTCCACAGCCTCTTTcctcgtttctttcttttgtttatctgTAATTACATTTCCATCTTGAGACGAGTTGGAGCTGGAGTCTTCTCTANNNNNNNNNNNNNNNNNNNNNNNNNNNNNNNNNNNNNNNNNNNNNNNNNNNNNNNNNNNNNNNNNNNNNNNNNNNNNNNNNNNNNNNNNNNNNNNNNNNNNNNNNNNNNNNNNNNNNNNNNNNNNNNNNNNNNNNNNNNNNNNNNNNNNNNNNNNNNNNNNNNNNNNNNNNNNNNNNNNNNNNNNNNNNNNNNNNNNNNNNNNNNNNNNNNNNNNNNNNNNNNNNNNNNNNNNNNNNNNNNNNNNNNNNNNNNNNNNNNNNNNNNNNNNNNNNNNNNNNNNNNNNNNNNNNNNNNNNNNNNNNNNNNNNNNNNNNNNNNNNNNNNNNNNNNNNNNNNNNNNNNNNNNNNNNNNNNNNNNNNNNNNNNNNNNNNNNNNNNNNNNNNNNNNNNNNNNNNNNNNNNNNNNNNNNNNNNNNNNNNNNNNNNNNNNNNNNNNNNNNNNNNNNNNNNNNNNNNNNNNNNNNNNNNNNNNNNNNNNNNNNNNNNNNNNNNNNNNNNNNNNNNNNNNNNNNNNNNNNNNNNNNNNNNNNNNNNNNNNNNNNNNNNNNNNNNNNNNNNNNNNNNNNNNNNNNNNNNNNNNNNNNNNNNNNNNNNNNNNNNNNNNNNNNNNNNNNNNNNNNNNNNNNNNNNNNNNNNNNNNNNNNNNNNNNNNNNNNNNNNNNNNNNNNNNNNNNNNNNNNNNNNNNNNNNNNNNNNNNNNNNNNNNNNNNNNNNNNNNNNNNNNNNNNNNNNNNNNNNNNNNNNNNNNNNNNNNNNNNNNNNNNNNNNNNNNNNNNNNNNNNNNNNNNNNNNNNNNNNNNNNNNNNNNNNNNNNNNNNNNNNNNNNNNNNNNNNNNNNNNNNNNNNNNNNNNNNNNNNNNNNNNNNNNNNNNNNNNNNNNNNNNNNNNNNNNNNNNNNNNNNNNNNNNNNNNNNNNNNNNNNNNNNNNNNNNNNNNNNNNNNNNNNNNNNNNNNNNNNNNNNNNNNNNNNNNNNNNNNNNNNNNNNNNNNNNNNNNNNNNNNNNNNNNNNNNNNNNNNNNNNNNNNNNNNNNNNNNNNNNNNNNNNNNNNNNNNNNNNNNNNNTTATTCCATTGATTCATGAATCTATCAacctgaaaacaaaacagaatcaaGAACATATACTCAAATCTCAGATAGAGACACGCCTAAGCAAATATCCTGCAAttgtccaaacaaaaacaaacaaacctcaGAGCTGGCAAAGACTTCAAGATCTCTAACATTTCCTGAAGCAGCCAATTCTTTAGCTTTCCTCATAACAGCATGGCTCTGGAAAAAGGCAGCATtctacatacacacacacacacaaaaaaaaaaaagagaagagaagacaaatATCAGAACTTTGAGATCATCAATCCATAAGCAAAAAGTTAACAGAGAGACAAATATGGTACCCCTTTGTCTCGTTGTATCCTCAGCATCTTAATCCTTGCATACGATTTGTCCCTCTTCTCAAGTGTGAGTGCCATTTCTAAATTTAACATCCTGATATTGTTCTGAATCTTTCCCATTTTGTCAGACAACTGGCTAATGTTCCATGTAATCGCATCGAGCTCCTTCTTTACTTCATACAATTCCACAGCTATTGACTGTAAGTAACGAGGCCAAAAACCATCACATCATTAGATTCAACAATGTTTTTAGTAAAAATCCCTCAAAGAGTTAAACTTTGGTGTCAGAGGCTTACCTTGACACGGTTAATAGAAGCTTCTTTCTGCGCAAGAGAATCCTCGCTTAGAATTATCCCATCAGGCTTCTCAGTATCCTTAAGCACCCAATCTCCATCTTCCAAACCAAAGCTACCATGCTCAATCTGATAATGAGCTATATAAATCTGCATCCACCACATTTAAACACTTCCACAATCAGAAAACCAAGAAACCAAATATTTATCTATAATCAAACCGTTATGTAAAACAGTTCCCATTACAAGATGATCGAGCTCCTCCTTTGTAAAGCAAAGTTGATCACTACTACTCCTAGAACACCGAAGGTTCCGTAGAGCTTCCTGCAGGGTATCAAATTCCCTCTTCTTCGTTTCAAAAACCAATCTATATCCTTCCGATGTAGGAACCAAACCCTCCATTTGAGCAAACAAAGACGAAACCTCAGCCTacaataaaacccaaaaaccccaAATTCAGAAAcg comes from Camelina sativa cultivar DH55 chromosome 19, Cs, whole genome shotgun sequence and encodes:
- the LOC104765357 gene encoding proton pump-interactor 2-like (The sequence of the model RefSeq protein was modified relative to this genomic sequence to represent the inferred CDS: added 168 bases not found in genome assembly); translated protein: MGAQIILCDGFEVVPPPEMNDLIFFGSDQSVSNCDVSTVTTEEDGTVFSGDSSPGGAAEEEWPEAKPFSFYFVKQPVYDDPEIKSKIDEADQEIYRCNKLRIELSNAQKLERAEVSSLFAQMEGLVPTSEGYRLVFETKKREFDTLQEALRNLRCSRSSSDQLCFTKEELDHLIYIAHYQIEHGSFGLEDGDWVLKDTEKPDGIILSEDSLAQKEASINRVKSIAVELYEVKKELDAITWNISQLSDKMGKIQNNIRMLNLEMALTLEKRDKSYARIKMLRIQRDKGNAAFFQSHAVMRKAKELAASGNVRDLEVFASSEVDRFMNQWNNDKAFRDDYVKRISLSLCERQLNRDGRIKDPEVQVVRERQVLSKTMMMGGEKVYKASREDSSSNSSQDGNVITDKQKKETRKEAVDCNRSSAEESDVIDLEFPVYEKPKKEEEEVDEETLKERKREEQLEKARLAMERKRKLQEKAAAKAAIRAQKDAEKKLKECEKKAKKKAAANSSSYPSESDQSREVINEMEKVRTLTASGKEKHQKDRLLFPKQRSFRYKHRGRGTEALPKAILNRRKAHKYWVWGLSSAALACALFLVVLLLR